A section of the Oryza sativa Japonica Group chromosome 1, ASM3414082v1 genome encodes:
- the LOC4325318 gene encoding uncharacterized protein codes for MSYGSSSSGGRGGRRVEYGRTYVVRPKGRHQATIVWLHGLGDNGASWSQLLDSLPLPNIKWICPTAPTRPVAAFGGFPCTAWFDVEDTSVDGRDDIEGLDASAAHVANLLSSEPSDVKLGIGGFSMGAAAALHSAACYAHGRFTNGVAYPVTLSAVIGLSGWLPCSRTLKSKMDSSQTALRRAGALPILLSHGRADEVVTYRNGEKSADFLRGSGFQYLNFKPYNGLGHYTIPEEMDDVCKWLSSRLGLDRSRG; via the exons ATGAGCTACGGGAGCAGCTCTTCTg GggggcgaggcgggcggcgggtggagTACGGGAGGACGTACGTGGTGAGGCCCAAGGGGAGGCACCAGGCCACCATTGTGTGGCTCCATGGCCTCGGCGACAATGGCGCAAG CTGGTCCCAGCTACTGGATTCTCTTCCTCTGCCTAAT ATCAAATGGATTTGCCCTACTGCACCAACACGCCCTGTTGCTGCTTTCGGTGGATTCCCTTGCACAGCAT GGTTTGATGTGGAGGACACTTCCGTGGATGGCCGTGATGATATTGAAGGGCTTGATGCTTCAGCTGCACACGTTGCAAACCTACTGTCATCCGAGCCATCTGATG tgaAGCTTGGGATAGGTGGTTTCAGCATGGGTGCTGCCGCTGCCCTCCACTCTGCTGCATGCTATGCTCATGGAAGATTCACAAACGGCGTTGCCTACCCGGTCACCCTCAGCGCCGTCATCGGTTTGAGCGGTTGGCTTCCCTGTTCAAG GACTCTGAAGAGCAAGATGGACAGCTCTCAGACTGCACTGAGAAGGGCTGGTGCCTTACCAATCCTGCTCAGCCATGGAAGAG CTGATGAGGTTGTCACCTACAGAAATGGTGAGAAATCAGCCGATTTCCTGCGAGGCTCGGGTTTTCAGTATCTGAATTTTAAACCCTACAACGG CCTGGGGCATTATACCATCCCTGAAGAAATGGACGATGTCTGCAAGTGGCTCAGTTCAAGGCTGGGACTTGACCGATCCCGCGGCTAA
- the LOC4325319 gene encoding uncharacterized protein, which translates to MPKDRSTRAVSYERRRSRVSPYPSNGKGCARRSEESAAAAAAAAAKQAAEWEDVRCPVCMDHPHNAVLLVCSSHEKGCRPFMCDTSYRHSNCFDQYRKASKESSKDSGASAAAAPECSECQQPIKLSCPLCRGPVSHWTKDYDARKYLNVKVRACTKESCEFRGAYGQLRRHARENHPTVRPTQVDPERQRDWHRMEQQRDLGDLFSMLRSGLSAREDGIGVSEGEEDISERALHSPSITMVFIVRTGRSILHYREAFPGHHRRRTILLLGEAFGRESSPLGGASGSGDGDTTARENDEGDDDVTLSTEASAGSQHDGEVDGDPAH; encoded by the coding sequence ATGCCAAAGGACAGGAGCACCCGTGCCGTGTCATACGAGCGCCGCCGGTCTCGTGTTTCGCCGTACCCCTCCAATGGGAAGGGCTGTGCTCGCAGGTCAGAGgagtctgctgctgctgccgctgccgctgccgcgaaGCAGGCTGCGGAATGGGAGGATGTCCGCTGCCCGGTCTGCATGGATCACCCACACAACGCTGTTCTGCTCGTCTGCTCGTCGCATGAGAAGGGCTGCCGCCCTTTCATGTGCGACACAAGCTACCGACACTCCAATTGCTTTGATCAGTACCGCAAGGCCTCTAAGGAGTCCTCAAAGGATTCTGGTGccagtgctgctgctgcgccagAATGCAGCGAGTGCCAGCAGCCCATAAAACTGTCTTGCCCGTTGTGTCGTGGGCCAGTCAGCCATTGGACAAAGGATTATGATGCACGGAAGTACTTGAACGTGAAGGTTCGAGCATGTACTAAAGAGTCCTGCGAGTTCAGGGGGGCATACGGTCAACTGAGGAGACACGCCAGGGAGAACCATCCTACTGTTAGACCAACTCAGGTGGATCCTGAACGGCAGCGAGACTGGCACAGAATGGAGCAGCAGCGTGATCTTGGGGACTTGTTCAGCATGCTTCGTTCAGGCTTAAGTGCCAGGGAGGACGGGATCGGAGTCAGTGAAGGGGAAGAGGATATCAGCGAGAGGGCTCTACATAGCCCATCTATAACAATGGTCTTCATTGTGCGCACTGGCAGGTCGATACTCCACTACAGGGAAGCATTCCCAGGCCACCACAGAAGAAGAACAATTCTTCTGCTTGGGGAGGCTTTTGGTCGTGAATCCTCCCCATTAGGGGGAGCAAGTGGCAGTGGTGATGGTGACACCACAGCTCGCGAAAATGATGAAGGTGATGACGACGTCACGCTATCAACAgaggcatcggctggttctcagCATGATGGTGAAGTCGATGGTGATCCTGCACATTGA